One part of the Schistocerca cancellata isolate TAMUIC-IGC-003103 chromosome 12, iqSchCanc2.1, whole genome shotgun sequence genome encodes these proteins:
- the LOC126109542 gene encoding piggyBac transposable element-derived protein 2-like, with protein MIRNHKSLSEEEILLLLEGDLSDLDLDTSDVEEEIENTRQQDPTTLDIQFLQGMDLDTVEILDPQANDEDDVPLASRLLAEPHLAPSHSAQKIQCDTHRDLRWRMKDIKEVETSCNAVFSDPPGDELTPLQYFRIMCSDDIIQNLVEQSNLYCTQKTGASLDTNVREIEKYLGINILAGVVKMPSYRMYWAEATRFSSIADSMPRNRFDKLRKYLHVNDNTKMKQREDPDYDKLFKYVKSKPHKWGIKVFARAGSSGIVYDFEIYRGKGTVHNDTGLGISGDIVIRLVEGLPKYKNFKVFTDNWFTSYNLISALKNYGILAVGTVRPTRLQGCNLKADSELKKQGRGAYDYRTETKRNIIALKWYDNKSVVLASSYKGVSPVEPVKRWSLGERKYIDVPRPDIVREYSHSMGGVGLNDMLVALFKNINSPTRNPPGTKATPGTAAAPRRCQRQQLRRQAG; from the exons ATGATTCGCAATCACAAATcattatcagaagaagaaatattgctgcTTCTCGAAGGTGATTTATCTGATTTGGACCTTGATacgtctgatgtggaggaagagattgaAAATACTCGGCAACAGGACCCTACTACACTGGATATACAGTTTCTTCAAGGAATGGACCTTGATACGGTTGAAATTCTGGACCCTCAagccaatgatgaagatgatgttcccTTAGCTTCAAGATTACTTGCTGAGCCACACCTTGCACCAAGTCATTCCGCTCAGAAAATTCAGTGTGATACACACCGGGATCTTCGGTGGAGAATGAAGGACATCAAAGAAGTGGAAACATCATGTAATGCAGTTTTTTCTGACCCTCCAGGAGATGAACTGACACCTTTGCAGTATTTCAGAATAATGTGTAGTGATGACATTATCCAGAACCTAGTCGAGCAATCTAATCTATACTGCACACAGAAAACAGGTGCATCTTTAGATACAAATGTTCgcgaaatagaaaagtatttagggATAAACATCCTAGCAGGTGTTGTGAAAATGCCTAGCTACAGAATGTACTGGGCAGAGGCTACAAGATTTTCTTCAATAGCTGACTCAATGCCTAGAAATAGGTTTGATAAGCTAAGAAAGTATTTACATGTGAATGACAACACTAAAATGAAACAAAGAGAGGACCCTGATTATGACAAGCTGTTCAAG tatgtaaaaagcaAACCACACAAGTGGGGTATAAAAGTTTTTGCCCGTGCTGGTTCTAGTGGCATTGTGTACGATTTTGAAATATACCGAGGGAAAGGAACTGTACATAATGATACTGGTCTTGGTATAAGTGGTGATATTGTGATAAGGCTTGTGGAAGgactgccaaaatataaaaattttaaggtgtttacagacaattggttcacctcttacaatcTTATTTCTGCCCTGAAAAACTATGGCATTTTGGCTGTTGGAACTGTTAGACCCACAAGACTTCAAGGCTGCAATCTAAAAGCAGACAGTGAGCTGAAAAAGCAGGGACGAGGAGCATACGATTATCGAACTGAAACAAAAAGGAACATCATAGCGCTGAAGTGGTATGATAACAAGTCTGTCGTTCTTGCATCATCATACAAAGGAGTAAGTCCAGTAGAACCAGTGAAACGTTGGTCACTGGGAGAACGAAAATATATTGATGTTCCAAGGCCAGACATTGTTAGAGAATATAGCCATTCGATGGGAGGAGTTGGTCTGAACGACATGCTGGTTGCTCT ttttaaaaatatcaacagtcctactcgCAACCCACCTGGTACAAAAGCAACGCCGGGCACGGCGGCTGCGCCCCGCcgctgccagaggcagcaattgcGGCGACAAGCGGGCTAA